The following are from one region of the Platichthys flesus chromosome 2, fPlaFle2.1, whole genome shotgun sequence genome:
- the mcm2 gene encoding DNA replication licensing factor MCM2, with amino-acid sequence MADSSESFHMATSPSRASRRGDMTSSPGRDLPPFEDESDGLLGDGPVPGEEVEEEEDGDGEELIGDGMERDYRAIPALDQYEAEGLDLEDEDLSELSPGARAAAEEAMSRRDREQGVSGRLRRGLLYDSEDEDDERPAARRRRLAERAAEGVDGEDEEMIESIENLEDMKGHTVREWVSMAAPRLEIYNRFKNFLRTHVDENGHNVFKEKISDMCKENKESLVVNYEDLAAREHVLAYFLPEAPTEMLKVFDEAAKEVVLAMYPKYGRIAHEIHVRICNLPLVEEIRSLRQLHLNQLIRTSGVVSSCTGVLPQLGMIKYNCNKCNFVLGPFFQSQNQEVKPGSCPECQSQGPFEINMEETVYQNYQRITIQESPGKVAAGRLPRSKDAILLADLVDNCKPGDEIELTGIYHNNYDGSLNMANGFPVFATVILANHITCRDDGVAVAELTDEDVKAIVTLSKDERIGERIFASMAPSIYGHEDIKRALALALFGGEPKNPGGKHKVRGDINCLLCGDPGTAKSQFLKYVEKVSSRAVFTTGQGASAVGLTAYVQRHPVSREWTLEAGALVLADRGVCLIDEFDKMNDSDRTSIHEAMEQQSISISKAGIVTSLQARCTIIAASNPIGGRYDPSLTFADNVDLTEPIVSRFDVLCVVRDTIDPVQDEMLARFVVGSHIKHHPSHKERGVALEEVVLPNSSDVPPVPQQLLRKYIIYAKERIHPKLNQMDQDKVARIYSELRKESMATGSIPITVRHIESMIRMAEAHAKIHLRDYVLEDDVNMAIRVMLESFIDTQKFSVMRSMRKTFARYLAFRRDNNELLLFILKQLVAEQVSYQRNRYGAQNDTIEIPEKELQDKARQINIHNLSAFYDSDHFRSNKFSHDGKKKLILQQF; translated from the exons ATGGCG GATTCCTCCGAGTCGTTCCACATGGCCACCAGCCCCAGCCGAGCCTCCAGGAGAGGAGACATGACGTCCAGTCCGGGGCGGGACCTGCCTCCGTTCGAGGACGAGTCGGACGGGCTGCTGGGAGACGGACCCGTGcccggagaggaggtggaggaggaggaggacggagatgGGGAGGAGCTGATTGGGGACGGGATGGAGAG GGACTACCGTGCCATCCCGGCTCTGGATCAGTACGAGGCCGAGGGTCTGGACCTGGAGGACGAGGATCTGTCGGAGCTGTCGCCTGGAGCCCGGGCCGCCGCCGAGGAGGCGATGAGTCGGAGGGACAGGGAGCAGGGAGTCAGCGGGCGCCTGAGGAGAGGGCTGCTCTACg ACAGCGAAGATGAAGACGACGAGCGACCGGCGGCTCGGCGAAGGCGATTGGCCGAGCGGGCGGCGGAGGGCGTCGacggagaggacgaggagatgATCGAGAGCATCGAGAACCTGGAGGACATGAAGGGCCACACGGTGAGGGAGTGGGTCTCCATGGCGGCTCCCAGACTGGAAATCTACAACCGCTTCAAGAACTTCCTGCGAACCCACGTGGACGAGAACGGCCACAACGTCTTCAAGGAGAAGATCAGCGACATGTGCAAAG AGAACAAGGAAAGTCTGGTGGTGAACTATGAAGATCTCGCTGCCAGGGAACACGTGTTGGCCTACTTTCTACCAGAGGCTCCGACTGAGATGTTGAAG GTTTTCGATGAAGCAGCCAAAGAAGTGGTTCTGGCCATGTACCCGAAGTACGGCCGCATCGCCCACGAGATCCACGTCCGCATCTGCAACCTGCCGCTGGTCGAGGAGATCCGCTCACTCAG gcagCTGCACCTGAACCAGCTGATCCGGACCAGCGGTGTGGTGAGCAGCTGCACCGGCGTCCTCCCTCAGCTCGGCATGATCAAGTACAACTGTAACAAGTGTAACTTCGTGCTGGGGCCCTTCTTCCAGTCCCAGAACCAGGAGGTGAAGCCGGGCTCCTGTCCCGAGTGTCAGTCCCAGGGGCCCTTCGAgatcaacatggaggag acagtTTACCAGAACTACCAGAGAATCACCATCCAGGAAAGTCCCGGTAAAGTGGCCGCCGGGCGCCTCCCTCGCTCCAAAGACGCCATCTTGCTGGCCGACCTCGTCGACAACTGTAAACCTGGAGACGAGATT gagCTGACAGGAAtctaccacaacaactacgaCGGCTCCCTGAACATGGCCAACGGCTTCCCGGTGTTCGCCACCGTCATCCTGGCCAACCACATCACCTGCCGCGACGACGGGGTCGCCGTGGCCGAGCTGACGGACGAGGACGTGAAGGCCATCGTGACGCTGTCCAAGGACGAGCGCATCGGGGAGCGG ATCTTTGCCAGCATGGCTCCGTCCATCTACGGCCACGAGGACATCAAGAGAGCTCTGGCTCTGGCGCTGTTCGGAGGAGAGCCCAAAAACCCAG gCGGGAAACACAAGGTGCGCGGAGACATCAATTGTCTTCTGTGTGGAGACCCTGGAACAGCCAAGTCCCAGTTCCTCAA GTACGTGGAGAAGGTGTCGAGTCGCGCCGTCTTCACCACCGGTCAGGGAGCCTCCGCCGTGGGGCTGACCGCCTACGTGCAGAGACACCCGGTGAGCCGGGAGTGGACGCTGGAGGCCGGAGCGCTGGTGCTGGCCGACCGCGGCGTCTGCCTGATCGACGAGTTCGATAAG ATGAACGACTCGGACCGGACGAGTATCCACGAGGCCATGGAGCAGCAGAGCATCTCCATCTCCAAGGCCGGCATCGTCACCTCGCTGCAGGCCCGGTGCACCATCATCGCCGCCTCCAACCCCATCG GCGGCCGCTACGACCCCTCCCTGACCTTCGCTGACAACGTGGACCTGACGGAGCCCATCGTGTCGCGTTTCGACGTGTTGTGTGTCGTCCGAGACACAATCGACCCCGTGCAG GACGAGATGCTGGCTCGCTTCGTGGTCGGCTCCCACATCAAACATCACCCCAGCCACAAGGAAAGGGGCGTGGCCTTAGAGGAGGTGGTGCTGCCCAACTCGTCCGACGTGCCGCCGGTTCCCCAGCAGCTGCTGAGGAAGTACATCATCTACGCCAAAGAGCGG ATTCATCCCAAACTGAACCAGATGGACCAGGACAAGGTGGCTCGGATCTACAGCGAGCTCCGCAAAGAGTCGATG GCGACCGGCAGCATCCCCATCACCGTGCGTCACATCGAGTCCATGATCCGAATGGCCGAGGCCCACGCCAAGATCCACCTGAGGGACTACGTGCTGGAGGACGACGTGAACATGGCGATCAGGGTGATGCTGGAGAGCTTCATCGACACGCAGAAGTTCAGCGTCATGAGGAGCATGAGGAAG ACGTTCGCTCGGTATCTGGCTTTCCGTAGAGACAACAACgagctgctgctcttcatcctcaagCAGCTGGTGGCCGAGCAGGTCTCCTACCAGCGCAACCGCTACGGCGCCCAGAACGACACCATCGAGATCCCagagaaggagctgcaggacaaG gcgAGACAGATCAACATCCACAACCTGTCTGCCTTCTACGACAGCGACCATTTCCGCTCCAACAAGTTCAGCCACGACGGCAAAAAGAAACTGATCCTGCAGCAGTTCTGA
- the pigu gene encoding phosphatidylinositol glycan anchor biosynthesis class U protein: MAAPLTLLLLVAVTLRAALFRAGLTELISGRVEVVSPLTAWKRVVEGLALLDLGVSPYSGDVFHETPLIIYLFHFLVDYAEITFILADVTTAVALYLAVKDYNKQVFRKQRYALEADRYPLDCLELIRSPKEMYYIPLKVAMFYLLNPFTILSCVAMSTCGLNNAVIALFILSTIKGNVLLSAIFLSLATYQSIYPLTLCAPALLYLMQRQYIPVNFRRAGFWWFIAQYAFMYLGSLFVIVGLSFFLLGSWDYLPSVYGFILSVPDLTPNIGLFWYFFAEMFEHFRLFFLCVFQINIFFYTIPLSIKLKEHPVFLIFMQLAVISIFKSYPTVGDIALYMAFLPVWSHLHRFLRNIFLVSCVLLACSALFPVLWHLWIYAGSANSNFYYAITLLFNVAQILLISDYFYAFLRREHHLAYGLYLKRKDGSEATLVLK, encoded by the exons ATGGCGGCTCCtttgacgctgctgctgctcgtggCTGTTACCCTCCGCGCTGCTCTCTTCAGGGCCGGGCTGACGGAGCTCATCTCCGggagggtggaggtggtgtcaCCTCTGACCGCCTGGAAGAGAG TGGTTGAAGGTTTGGCTCTGCTGGATTTGGGCGTCTCACCGTACTCTGGAGATGTTTTCCATGAG ACTCCTCTCATCATTTACCTCTTCCACTTCCTGGTGGACTATGCTGAGATAACGTTTATT TTAGCAGATGTGACCACTGCTGTGGCACTTTACCTGGCAGTGAAGGACTACAACAAACAAGTG TTCAGAAAACAGAGATATGCTCTGGAGGCCGACCGCTACCCCCTCGACTGTCTGGAGCTCATCAGGAGCCCCAAGGAGATGTACTACATCCCCCTGAAAGTAGCCATGTT TTATCTGTTGAACCCGTTCACCATCCTCTCCTGCGTCGCCATGTCCACCTGCGGCCTGAACAACGCCGTCATcgccctcttcatcctctctaCCATAAAGG GTAATGTTTTGCTTAGTGCCATATTTCTGTCCCTGGCTACGTATCAGTCCATCTATCCTCTGACTCTGTGCGCTCCAGCTCTGCTGTACTTGATGCAG cGACAGTACATCCCTGTGAACTTTCGACGGGCCGGCTTCTGGTGGTTCATCGCCCAGTACGCCTTCATGTACCTGGGCAGCCTGTTCGTCATCGTAGGCCTCTCCTTCTTCCTGCTCGGCTCCTGGGATTACCTGCCCTCCGTCTACGGCTTCAT TCTCTCAGTTCCAGACCTGACCCCCAACATCGGCCTCTTCTGGTATTTCTTCGCCGAGATGTTTGAACACTTccgcctcttcttcctctgcgtCTTTCAGATCAACATTTTCTTCTACACCATCCCGCTGTCCATCAAACTCAA ggAGCATCCAGTGTTTCTGATATTCATGCAGTTGGCTGTGATCTCCATCTTTAAGTCTTACCCCACAGTGGGAGACATCGCTCTCTACATGGCCTTCCTTCCTGTCTGGAGTCACCTGCACAGAT TCTTGAGGAACATCTTCCTGGTGTCCTGCGTCCTGTTGGCCTGTTCCGCGTTGTTCCCGGTTCTCTGGCACCTCTGGATCTACGCCGGCAGCGCCAACTCCAACTTCTACTACGCCATAACGCTCCTGTTCAATGTGGCCCAG ATTCTGCTGATATCTGATTACTTCTATGCCTTCCTGAGGAGAGAGCACCACCTCGCCTACGGGCTGTACCTGAAGAGGAAAGACGGCTCTGAGGCGACGCTGGTGCTCAAATGA